From Streptomonospora salina, the proteins below share one genomic window:
- a CDS encoding lytic polysaccharide monooxygenase has protein sequence MNLARRSALIGGAATLAAGFVVALPTDSAEAHGGFTFPATRTYACYQDAIDGGSGGSLNPQNPMCQQALDQNDYPFWNWFGNLISDAGDRHREIIADGELCGPSDDFDAFNAPGDWPASEVQSGQTVTFEHNAWARHPGTFSQYVTKDDWDPSQPLGWDDLEPAPFDEVTNPPLRDGGVEGPEYYWDATLPDKSGRHVVYSIWERSDSPEAFYNCSDVIFDGASGGGDDGDGADDDTQAPTAPGTPTAGSVSGDAVELSWSAASDDVGVTRYEVYDAATGEVVATTSGGTSATVGDLSAETDYSFSVVALDAAGNESDSSAEVSVTTDSADNTSGQCTVDYSIANEWSGGYTAEVELTNDGDTAIDGWSLHWHLGDGATLTNGWSADFQEQEGHVTASGSDWNGDVPAGGSVTFGYNAEAEGSVEEPTEFELNGAPCSTS, from the coding sequence GTGAACCTTGCACGCAGATCCGCCCTGATCGGCGGGGCCGCGACCCTCGCCGCCGGCTTCGTCGTGGCGCTGCCCACCGACTCGGCCGAGGCCCACGGCGGCTTCACCTTCCCCGCCACCCGCACCTACGCCTGCTATCAGGACGCCATCGACGGCGGCAGCGGCGGCAGCCTGAACCCGCAGAATCCCATGTGCCAGCAGGCCCTCGACCAGAACGACTACCCCTTCTGGAACTGGTTCGGCAACCTGATCAGCGACGCCGGCGACCGGCACCGCGAGATCATCGCCGACGGCGAGCTGTGCGGTCCCAGCGACGACTTCGACGCGTTCAACGCCCCCGGCGACTGGCCCGCAAGCGAGGTCCAGTCCGGGCAGACGGTGACCTTCGAGCACAACGCGTGGGCACGCCACCCCGGGACCTTCAGCCAGTACGTCACCAAGGACGACTGGGACCCGAGCCAGCCGCTGGGCTGGGACGACCTGGAGCCGGCGCCCTTCGACGAGGTCACCAACCCGCCCCTGCGCGACGGCGGCGTCGAGGGCCCCGAGTACTACTGGGACGCCACGCTCCCGGACAAGAGCGGCCGCCACGTCGTCTACTCGATCTGGGAGCGCTCGGACAGCCCCGAGGCCTTCTACAACTGCTCCGACGTGATCTTCGACGGCGCCTCCGGCGGCGGGGACGACGGGGACGGCGCCGACGACGACACGCAGGCGCCCACCGCGCCCGGCACACCCACCGCCGGCTCCGTCAGCGGCGACGCCGTGGAGCTGAGCTGGAGCGCCGCCTCCGACGACGTGGGCGTGACCCGCTACGAGGTCTACGACGCCGCCACCGGCGAGGTCGTGGCCACCACGTCCGGCGGCACCTCCGCGACGGTCGGCGACCTGTCCGCCGAGACCGACTACAGCTTCTCCGTAGTCGCCCTGGACGCCGCGGGCAACGAGTCGGACTCCTCGGCCGAGGTATCGGTGACCACCGACAGCGCCGACAACACCAGCGGCCAGTGCACCGTCGACTACAGCATCGCCAACGAGTGGTCGGGCGGCTACACGGCCGAGGTCGAGCTGACCAACGACGGCGACACCGCGATCGACGGCTGGTCCCTGCACTGGCACCTGGGCGACGGCGCCACCCTCACCAACGGCTGGTCGGCGGACTTCCAGGAACAGGAGGGGCACGTGACCGCCTCCGGCTCCGACTGGAACGGCGACGTACCGGCCGGCGGATCGGTGACCTTCGGCTACAACGCCGAGGCCGAGGGATCCGTCGAGGAGCCGACCGAGTTCGAGCTGAACGGGGCGCCCTGCTCGACGTCCTGA
- a CDS encoding EI24 domain-containing protein has translation MSSPLRDFFSGVGVLFQGAGVVLRNPRLFVLGIVPPLITSLLFAAALVALLFGVEDLSVWLTPFAAEWDPGVQTAVRVLAGVLLVGGAVLVMVVAFTGLTLALGAPLYDRIAEKVEDDLGDAPPEPDEPLTVSVMRSVRQSLGLIAVSALVAVPLFAAGFVPFVGQTVIPVVAAMFGGWMLTIELLGAGFERRGMRRIKDRRRVMGRRRMLVLGFGIPGYVLLAVPFLAIVVFPAAAAGGTILTRRLLAASPQDGPGSGPVPPHAAPERSAGPPR, from the coding sequence GTGAGTTCTCCCCTCCGTGACTTCTTCTCCGGTGTCGGCGTCCTGTTCCAGGGTGCGGGCGTGGTCCTGCGCAATCCGCGCCTGTTCGTGTTGGGCATCGTCCCGCCCCTGATCACGTCGCTGCTGTTCGCGGCCGCGCTGGTCGCGCTGCTGTTCGGCGTCGAGGACCTGAGCGTGTGGCTGACCCCGTTCGCCGCGGAATGGGATCCGGGCGTGCAGACGGCCGTGCGCGTGCTCGCGGGCGTGCTGCTGGTGGGCGGTGCGGTACTGGTCATGGTCGTGGCGTTCACCGGGCTGACGCTCGCGCTGGGGGCTCCGCTCTACGACAGGATCGCCGAGAAGGTCGAGGACGATCTCGGCGATGCCCCGCCGGAGCCCGACGAGCCGCTCACCGTCTCGGTGATGCGGTCGGTGCGGCAGTCGCTGGGGCTGATCGCGGTCTCGGCCCTGGTCGCCGTTCCGCTGTTCGCGGCCGGTTTCGTCCCCTTCGTGGGCCAGACGGTGATTCCGGTGGTCGCGGCGATGTTCGGCGGGTGGATGCTCACCATCGAGCTGCTCGGCGCGGGCTTCGAGCGGCGCGGGATGCGCCGGATCAAGGACCGCCGGCGGGTGATGGGCCGGCGGCGGATGCTCGTTCTCGGGTTCGGGATCCCCGGATACGTGCTGCTGGCCGTGCCGTTCCTGGCGATCGTGGTGTTCCCGGCGGCCGCCGCGGGCGGCACGATCCTCACCCGGCGGCTGCTGGCCGCGTCCCCGCAGGACGGCCCCGGATCCGGGCCGGTTCCGCCGCATGCGGCCCCGGAGCGCTCCGCCGGTCCGCCGCGCTGA
- a CDS encoding YdeI/OmpD-associated family protein translates to MTDEPRVFATAEDFADWLDEHHHSASSIWLAMPKKGTGAASVTRAQALDIALCFGWIDGQTSSARAPEGWWAQRFTPRRPRSAWSRINRDRAEELIAAGHMRPAGLEHVQRAKADGRWEAAYEPPSTARVPDDLQAALDADPAAARAYAALDKRGKYHILYSLQKVKRPRTRAHKIADYAARLAAGDPPRPPPRKKPEGG, encoded by the coding sequence ATGACCGACGAACCCCGGGTGTTCGCCACCGCCGAGGATTTCGCGGACTGGCTCGACGAGCACCACCACAGCGCGAGCAGCATCTGGCTCGCCATGCCCAAGAAGGGCACCGGCGCCGCCTCGGTCACCCGGGCCCAGGCCCTGGACATCGCCCTGTGCTTCGGGTGGATCGACGGGCAGACCAGTTCGGCCCGCGCACCGGAGGGCTGGTGGGCGCAGCGCTTCACGCCGCGCCGGCCGCGCAGCGCTTGGTCCCGAATCAACCGCGACCGGGCCGAGGAGCTGATCGCCGCCGGGCACATGCGCCCGGCCGGACTCGAACACGTGCAGCGGGCCAAGGCCGACGGCCGGTGGGAGGCGGCCTACGAGCCGCCGAGCACCGCTCGGGTGCCCGACGACCTGCAGGCCGCCCTCGACGCCGACCCTGCGGCCGCGCGCGCCTACGCCGCTCTGGACAAGCGCGGCAAGTACCACATCCTGTACTCGCTGCAGAAGGTCAAGCGGCCCCGGACCCGCGCGCACAAGATCGCGGACTACGCGGCGCGCCTCGCCGCCGGCGACCCGCCCCGGCCGCCCCCGCGCAAAAAGCCCGAGGGCGGCTGA